A part of Ziziphus jujuba cultivar Dongzao chromosome 8, ASM3175591v1 genomic DNA contains:
- the LOC112490925 gene encoding F-box/LRR-repeat protein At3g48880 isoform X1 encodes MEDCDFAVRRWNDLDIDILVKIFQSFSIFELTSGIAHVCSAWRMACCDPLLWKTLDLSILKSNFIKIPLEPYVYVDGRSDKELTRVLKLSLSLSRRNILTLIFHVNLYVSDDQLTYTAERCPELKRLVLPAWNRIKKSGICKAIQTWKNLESLTMPSIANPPYLMEEISKNCKNFSELKIMGPCEILCASSIVTYLPKLKVLSLRCSMLLKDVLIILLDGLQHLEVLNISHCLLYEVSPPPAAKRLVRELDHFILERASRLRKFITCMKDTCIMCQRTKNDEGLMRWYKYEEGLWKADEVQGELGDEEQNNKNTSLLYACTQKHKCFVTTSMHKI; translated from the exons ATGGAAGACTGTGACTTCGCTGTGAGAAGATGGAATGACCTGGATATTGACATATTAGTGAagatttttcaatctttttcaaTCTTTGAGTTGACTTCAGGAATTGCTCATGTTTGTAGCGCATGGCGTATGGCCTGCTGTGATCCCCTACTTTGGAAAACACTTGACTTATCAATTTTGAAATCGAATTTCATCAAAATCCCGTTGGAGCCCTATGTTTATGTTGATGGTCGGTCTGATAAGGAATTGACTCGTGTGTTGAAGCTTTCCTTGAGTCTCAGCCGAAGAAACATTCTGACATTGATTTTCCATGTTAACTTGTATGTGAGTGATGATCAGTTGACCTATACTGCCGAAAG GTGCCCAGAGCTCAAACGGCTTGTTCTGCCAGCTTGGAACAGAATAAAAAAGAGTGGAATATGCAAGGCCATTCAAACCTGGAAAAACCTCGAGTCCTTGACAATGCCTAGCATAGCAAATCCGCCATACCTCATGGAGGAGATTTCCAAGAACTGTAAAAATTTCAGTGAACTCAAAATCATGGGTCCTTGTGAAATTTTATGTGCTTCTAGTATAGTTACATATCTTCCAAAATTGAAGGTTTTAAGCCTCCGGTGCTCGATGCTCCTTAAGGATGTTCTGATTATTCTATTGGATGGCTTGCAACACCTGGAAGTTCTTAACATATCACATTGCCTTCTATATGAAGTCTCTCCACCCCCAGCAGCTAAAAGACTTGTTAGAGAACTTGACCATTTTATTCTCGAGAGGGCGTCTCGGTTACGTAAGTTTATAACATGCATGAAAGACACTTGCATAATGTGCCAGAGAACAAAAAATGACGAAGGGCTTATGAGGTGGTACAAATATGAAGAAGGACTTTGGAAAGCTGATGAG gtACAAGGAGAACTCGGAGATGAggaacaaaacaacaaaaatacctCCTTGCTTTATGCTTGCACTCAAAAGCATAAATGCTTTGTTACAACCTCGATGCACAAAATTTAG
- the LOC112490925 gene encoding F-box/LRR-repeat protein At3g48880 isoform X3, whose amino-acid sequence MEDCDFAVRRWNDLDIDILVKIFQSFSIFELTSGIAHVCSAWRMACCDPLLWKTLDLSILKSNFIKIPLEPYVYVDGRSDKELTRVLKLSLSLSRRNILTLIFHVNLYVSDDQLTYTAERCPELKRLVLPAWNRIKKSGICKAIQTWKNLESLTMPSIANPPYLMEEISKNCKNFSELKIMGPCEILCASSIVTYLPKLKVLSLRCSMLLKDVLIILLDGLQHLEVLNISHCLLYEVSPPPAAKRLVRELDHFILERASRLRKFITCMKDTCIMCQRTKNDEGLMRWYKYEEGLWKADELPL is encoded by the exons ATGGAAGACTGTGACTTCGCTGTGAGAAGATGGAATGACCTGGATATTGACATATTAGTGAagatttttcaatctttttcaaTCTTTGAGTTGACTTCAGGAATTGCTCATGTTTGTAGCGCATGGCGTATGGCCTGCTGTGATCCCCTACTTTGGAAAACACTTGACTTATCAATTTTGAAATCGAATTTCATCAAAATCCCGTTGGAGCCCTATGTTTATGTTGATGGTCGGTCTGATAAGGAATTGACTCGTGTGTTGAAGCTTTCCTTGAGTCTCAGCCGAAGAAACATTCTGACATTGATTTTCCATGTTAACTTGTATGTGAGTGATGATCAGTTGACCTATACTGCCGAAAG GTGCCCAGAGCTCAAACGGCTTGTTCTGCCAGCTTGGAACAGAATAAAAAAGAGTGGAATATGCAAGGCCATTCAAACCTGGAAAAACCTCGAGTCCTTGACAATGCCTAGCATAGCAAATCCGCCATACCTCATGGAGGAGATTTCCAAGAACTGTAAAAATTTCAGTGAACTCAAAATCATGGGTCCTTGTGAAATTTTATGTGCTTCTAGTATAGTTACATATCTTCCAAAATTGAAGGTTTTAAGCCTCCGGTGCTCGATGCTCCTTAAGGATGTTCTGATTATTCTATTGGATGGCTTGCAACACCTGGAAGTTCTTAACATATCACATTGCCTTCTATATGAAGTCTCTCCACCCCCAGCAGCTAAAAGACTTGTTAGAGAACTTGACCATTTTATTCTCGAGAGGGCGTCTCGGTTACGTAAGTTTATAACATGCATGAAAGACACTTGCATAATGTGCCAGAGAACAAAAAATGACGAAGGGCTTATGAGGTGGTACAAATATGAAGAAGGACTTTGGAAAGCTGATGAG CTGCCTTTGTGA
- the LOC112490925 gene encoding F-box/LRR-repeat protein At3g48880 isoform X2, translating to MEDCDFAVRRWNDLDIDILVKIFQSFSIFELTSGIAHVCSAWRMACCDPLLWKTLDLSILKSNFIKIPLEPYVYVDGRSDKELTRVLKLSLSLSRRNILTLIFHVNLYVSDDQLTYTAERCPELKRLVLPAWNRIKKSGICKAIQTWKNLESLTMPSIANPPYLMEEISKNCKNFSELKIMGPCEILCASSIVTYLPKLKVLSLRCSMLLKDVLIILLDGLQHLEVLNISHCLLYEVSPPPAAKRLVRELDHFILERASRLRKFITCMKDTCIMCQRTKNDEGLMRWYKYEEGLWKADEVSSLAL from the exons ATGGAAGACTGTGACTTCGCTGTGAGAAGATGGAATGACCTGGATATTGACATATTAGTGAagatttttcaatctttttcaaTCTTTGAGTTGACTTCAGGAATTGCTCATGTTTGTAGCGCATGGCGTATGGCCTGCTGTGATCCCCTACTTTGGAAAACACTTGACTTATCAATTTTGAAATCGAATTTCATCAAAATCCCGTTGGAGCCCTATGTTTATGTTGATGGTCGGTCTGATAAGGAATTGACTCGTGTGTTGAAGCTTTCCTTGAGTCTCAGCCGAAGAAACATTCTGACATTGATTTTCCATGTTAACTTGTATGTGAGTGATGATCAGTTGACCTATACTGCCGAAAG GTGCCCAGAGCTCAAACGGCTTGTTCTGCCAGCTTGGAACAGAATAAAAAAGAGTGGAATATGCAAGGCCATTCAAACCTGGAAAAACCTCGAGTCCTTGACAATGCCTAGCATAGCAAATCCGCCATACCTCATGGAGGAGATTTCCAAGAACTGTAAAAATTTCAGTGAACTCAAAATCATGGGTCCTTGTGAAATTTTATGTGCTTCTAGTATAGTTACATATCTTCCAAAATTGAAGGTTTTAAGCCTCCGGTGCTCGATGCTCCTTAAGGATGTTCTGATTATTCTATTGGATGGCTTGCAACACCTGGAAGTTCTTAACATATCACATTGCCTTCTATATGAAGTCTCTCCACCCCCAGCAGCTAAAAGACTTGTTAGAGAACTTGACCATTTTATTCTCGAGAGGGCGTCTCGGTTACGTAAGTTTATAACATGCATGAAAGACACTTGCATAATGTGCCAGAGAACAAAAAATGACGAAGGGCTTATGAGGTGGTACAAATATGAAGAAGGACTTTGGAAAGCTGATGAGGTGAGCTCTCTTGCTCTTTGA